A genomic region of Oncorhynchus mykiss isolate Arlee chromosome 4, USDA_OmykA_1.1, whole genome shotgun sequence contains the following coding sequences:
- the kcnk10a gene encoding potassium channel subfamily K member 10 translates to MKFPTENPRKPGHSNPSPVAAQTNLFPQKKVQPGMMSSSLVQASVATMQNPMGCTVPRLSPSRPASMVASMEAVGEDGSPLFTVMKWKTVVAVFVVVVAYLVGGGLVFRALEQPFESNQKVTITAEKAAFLQKHPCVSPTELEALIKHSVDAVNAGVSPIGDTSYNSSHWDLGSAFFFAGTVITTIGYGNIAPSTEGGKIFCILYAIFGIPLFGFLLAGVGDQLGTIFVKSIAKVEKMFRRKQNQISQTKIRVASTLLFILAGCILFVTIPAVIFKHIEGWTGLEAIYFVVITLTTIGIGDYVAGGDRRVEYRNWYRPLVWFWILVGLAYFAAVLSMIGDWLRVLSKKTKEEVGEIKAHAAEWKANVRAEFRETRRRLSVEVSDKLQRAATIRSMERRQLGLDQRAVSMDMLSPERRAVFNSLDTNPYKTSSQESIDTKINNLRLRGAECDPHRSDNVAASEDNIFNRLGSVTKLAKRSKNRELKKNIPDELRCRPYSTPPMEIGESKEEEEEDEGLDKEFNTSLSDLPLFVEVCKPQNGFTVPFIPLQTKDKETEEETFQLEEKELHIQMDP, encoded by the exons ATGAAATTTCCCACAGAGAACCCAAGAAAACCCGGGCACTCCAACCCTTCGCCAG TGGCAGCCCAGACCAATCTGTTCCCCCAAAAGAAGGTCCAGCCAGGCATGATGAGttccagcctggtgcaggccAGTGTGGCCACCATGCAGAACCCCATGGGCTGCACTGTTCCCCGACTCTCTCCGTCAAGGCCCGCCAGCATGGTGGCCAGCATGGAGGCGGTGGGTGAGGACGGCTCGCCCCTGTTTACCGTCATGAAGTGGAAGACGGTGGTGGCGGTGTTCGTGGTTGTGGTGGCTTATCTGGTCGGGGGAGGTCTGGTGTTCCGGGCCCTGGAGCAGCCCTTCGAGAGCAACCAGAAGGTGACCATCACTGCGGAGAAGGCAGCGTTCCTGCAGAAACACCCCTGTGTCTCACCGACAGAGCTGGAGGCACTCATCAAG CACTCTGTAGATGCTGTGAATGCTGGGGTCAGCCCGATAGGAGACACATCCTATAACTCCAGTCACTGGGACCTGGGCAGTGCCTTCTTCTTCGCCGGAACAGTCATCACAACCATAG GGTACGGTAACATTGCCCCAAGCACGGAGGGCGGGAAGATTTTCTGTATCCTGTATGCAATATTCGGCATCCCTCTGTTTGGGTTTCTGCTAGCCGGTGTGGGGGACCAGCTAGGGACCATTTTTGTGAAAAGCATCGCGAAGGTGGAGAAAATGTTCAGA cGCAAACAGAACCAAATCAGCCAGACAAAGATCCGAGTGGCCTCCACGTTACTCTTCATCCTGGCGGGCTGCATCCTCTTCGTCACCATCCCTGCAGTCATCTTCAAACACATAGAAGGCTGGACAGGACTGGAGGCCATTTACTTTGTTGTCATCACTCTGACAACTATTGGAATAGGAGACTATGTGGCAg GAGGGGACCGGAGGGTGGAGTATCGTAATTGGTATAGACCACTGGTGTGGTTCTGGATCCTGGTGGGTTTGGCTTATTTCGCTGCTGTGCTGAGTATGATCGGTGACTGGCTGAGGGTTCTGTCCAAGAAGACAAAAGAGGAG GTCGGTGAGATCAAGGCCCACGCGGCTGAGTGGAAGGCCAACGTGCGCGCCGAGTTCCGGGAGACGCGGCGCCGCCTGAGCGTAGAGGTCAGCGACAAGCTCCAGCGGGCCGCCACCATCCGTAGCATGGAGCGCCGTCAGCTGGGCCTGGACCAGCGGGCCGTCTCCATGGACATGCTCTCCCCAGAACGCCGTGCCGTCTTCAACAGCCTGGACACCAACCCCTACAAGACCTCGTCCCAGGAGAGCATTGATACCAAGATCAACAACCTGCGTCTGAGAGGGGCCGAGTGTGATCCACACCGGTCTGACAATGTGGCCGCCTCGGAGGACAACATCTTTAATCGCTTGGGCTCTGTCACCAAGCTGGCCAAGAGGAGCAAGAACCGCGAGCTGAAGAAAAACATCCCAGATGAACTACGATGCAGGCCCTATAGTACTCCGCCCATGGAGATAGGGGAGagtaaggaggaagaggaggaagatgagggatTAGACAAAGAGTTCAACACCAGCCTGTCCGATCTGCCGCTGTTCGTGGAAGTGTGCAAGCCCCAGAACGGTTTTACAGTACCATTCATACCACTACAGACCAAAGATAAAGAAACTGAGGAGGAGACATTTCAACTTGAAGAAAAGGAGCTGCATATCCAGATGGATCCTTAA